The DNA window GTAGCCGCCAGGTCGCGACGAATGGGATCGAGTTGCGGGTCGTCGAGCACGGCGACGGTCCCGCTGTTCTGTTCTGTTCTGTCATGGCTTTCCCGAGCTCGGATTCTCTTGGCGCCACCAAGTTTTCGCGCTCGCCGAGGCCGGTTTCCGGACGTTGACTCCGGATATGCGCGGATACGGTGGCAGCTCTCGGCCCGGCCGGATCGAGGACTACGACATGGCCACCCTGTGCGCTGATCTCGTCGGTGTCCTCGACGAGGTCGGTGTCGAGGATGCGATCTTCGTCGGCCATGACTGGGGTGCGTCGGTGGTGTGGCAGGTGGCCCTTCGGCATCCGGAACGAGTGCGGGCCGTCGCGGGGCTGAGTGTTCCCGCTACACCGAGGTCGGCCGCGCCGCCGTTGCCGATACTGCGGTCCCGGCTCGGCGACGACTTCTATATGTGCTGGTTCCAGGAGCCGGGTCGCGCGGACACGGAGCTCGCGTCGGACGTGCGCCGTACGCTGCTGCAGGACGATGTCGTCAGTGCCCGGGATCTGTTGAGCGGCAACGGTTCCGAGATGCCCGCTCCGGCCTGGCTGAGCGAGGACGAACTCGGTTACTACATCGCGACTTTCACGACCACCGGGTTCACCGGCGGACTCAACTACTACCGCAATCTCGACCGTAACTGGGAACTGAGTGCGCACCTGGCCGATGCGAAGATCCACCAGCCTGCGCTGTTCATCGCCGGGTCGGAGGATGCCGTCATCCGGTTCACCCCGACGACCAAGATGGCTTCCGTACTCTCCGACCTGCGGGCGCCCGTTGTCCTGGACGGGGCGGGACACTGGATTCAACAGGAACGTGCCGCCGAAGTCAGCGCCGCGCTGATCGACTTCGCCCGCAGCGTCGGCTGAAGGTCTATACGTCGGTCTCGAGCGCCTGCCGATAGCGCGCGGACAGCGTATGCGGGAATCCGAGGTCACCTTCGGTTACTCGGATCGCCAATGGTGCGGCGAGTGCACGCAGGCGCGCGCACCCGGCTTCGCCGATCGCTTCGTACGGATAGACCGAGAGTTCATCGGTCCGGCTCTCGATCGCGCCGCGCCGCTCGGAGCCCTGCTCGCTCAGCACGGCACCATCGTCGGTCAGCCAACCCCGCTCACGAAGCCGTCGCACACCGTCGGCCCATTCCGCCTCGCTCCAGGATCGGCTGGCGCGCAACACTTCCGGCGATATCTGGCCGGTCGCGCTGTGGGTGATCAATGCCTCGATACCGTCCAGCCCCTCCGTCAGTAGCAGGGCGACGTGTCCGTCGCCGCGGTACTCCCGCAACAGTGTCTGCGCATGCCACAGCACCAGATGTGGTTCGTCGGGCCACGGCGGCGCCGCATGCGCCGCGAACAACGGACGGCCCTGCGGGCGTTCGCAAGCACGTTCGGCGGCTCGCCGGGCAAGCTCGGCGGCCGCACGCACCTCGGGGCCGCTGATGTCATCACCCCACACCTGCCGAAGCGACCGGTCGACCGCACGCAGACGAGCTCGAAAGATATCTGCGGGAGAGGCGATTTCCCATGCGGCTGGGATGACGGCCCGCACCGCGGCCGGATTGAAATTGAAGAATGTGGCGATGGTGACCTCGGCAGGCACCTGCCCGAATGCCGCGGACCGGGCTGCGAAGTACATCATCCGCGGATCCGTAATGCCCAACTCACGGTAGGCATCCGGGCCGTGCGGGGTGAAGTAGATCATCCCGTGGATCGGCTCGAGTGCGCGGAAGGTCAGATGGGCACTGTGCGGTGAGACCGTGGTCAAGGGCGTTGCTCCGGTATCTGCTTGTGGCCGTGCATCATTTGGATTACTTCTCGAAGTACCGGCGTGGATTGCGCACCAGAATCGCGTCGATATCGTCCTCGGTGAGTCCGCGCGCGATCAGCGCCGGAATCACATCCGCACTGATGTGCCGGTAGTTCCACTTCGGCGCGACCTGCGCTTTGGCAACGGGGTCGAACCAGTCGATGTGGCACGCCGCGTCATGCGCGATAACGACCTTGTCCAGGTAGCCGCGCCGCACCAGTTCGACAATGGTGTCGATCCGATCCTCGAAGGGCAGCAGGACGTCGAGCCCATCTCCACCATCGGCTCGGGCCGGTCGAACAGCAAACCCGGCCCGGTGTAATGGAATTGAAAGGGCACATCGTTGTAGGTGTAGATGCCGGTGGCGACGATGATCCGCAAATCCGTTCTGGCCGCGATCTTCTGGATGCGCGGCAGATAGCGGCCCAGCCCGAGCACGGTCGGGTCGAGGATGGTGTCGATGCCGAGGGATTTCAACTCGTTCAGTTGGTCGACGGCGTCGTCGACACGGGCGTCCTCGTCCCAGTCGGCGTACGTTCTGCCGGAATTCCTCGCCGAGTACGAAGACGTGCTCGTGCACCAGGACGCGGCCGAGTTCGGCGGAGTCGACGGTTCCGGTCGCGGTGGGGATTGCGGTCATCGGGCTGCCTTGTCTGTGAAGAGGTTCGGATCCAGCGCGCGTTTGAGGATCTTGCCGGTGGCGCCCTTGGGCAGCTGGTCGGTGAAGGCGAAGCGATGCGGCACCTTGTAGGCGGACAGCCGCTCTTTGGCCCAGGACCGCAGATCAGCCGGATCGAGTTCGACCCCGGGGGTGGCGGCAACGATCGCGCCGACCTCCTCGCCGTAGTGGTCGTCCGGAATA is part of the Nocardia sp. NBC_00565 genome and encodes:
- a CDS encoding SCO6745 family protein, with protein sequence MTTVSPHSAHLTFRALEPIHGMIYFTPHGPDAYRELGITDPRMMYFAARSAAFGQVPAEVTIATFFNFNPAAVRAVIPAAWEIASPADIFRARLRAVDRSLRQVWGDDISGPEVRAAAELARRAAERACERPQGRPLFAAHAAPPWPDEPHLVLWHAQTLLREYRGDGHVALLLTEGLDGIEALITHSATGQISPEVLRASRSWSEAEWADGVRRLRERGWLTDDGAVLSEQGSERRGAIESRTDELSVYPYEAIGEAGCARLRALAAPLAIRVTEGDLGFPHTLSARYRQALETDV